A stretch of Vigna angularis cultivar LongXiaoDou No.4 chromosome 4, ASM1680809v1, whole genome shotgun sequence DNA encodes these proteins:
- the LOC108331129 gene encoding uncharacterized protein LOC108331129: MFQDIVIKYLFKYFLGFALQIAEKWPDLAWARDENDDTALHILAFDQTPLHSCSHCRDIANPISINPGMKKVVTLQLVKYLWKKILLKKRISEVIRIISEPYQALFDAAEVGNFGFLSELISALPHLIWEEDEKKHTIIHTAVSHRHADIFNLIHEIDSQKDFIDYIVRCRVNLSHPSPSEAEMTNNTLLHLAAKLAPSSQELVTGAAFQMCLEKRWFEEVKKIMPPHLIIKKNSALLTAKDLFTKEHEGLRKDGAEWMKRTAENCMLISTVIATAVFSAAINIPGGIDDGTNKPNYLNQTSFLVFAISAGAAFISSSTAILIFLSILMSRYSEDDFYRSLPFKLIFGLLTLFISIACMMIAFASAFFITYNYGSWVVPNSIAVLVCLPLLLYIFLQYSLWSDIIYSTFNCRSLFRPTKCMIYT, translated from the exons atGTTTCAGGACATAGTGATTAAATACTTATTCAAATACTTTCTAGGGTTTGCCTTACAAATTGCAGAAAAGTGGCCAGACCTAGCTTGGGCACGTGATGAGAATGATGACACAGCTTTGCATATCTTGGCTTTCGATCAAACGCCCTTACATTCTTGTTCTCATTGTCGTGATATTGCAAATCCCATCAGCATCAACCCCG GAATGAAAAAGGTTGTGACTTTGCAATTGGTTAAATATCTCTGGAAAAAGATTCTTCTCAAAAAAAGGATCTCGGAAGTAATTCGAATCATAAGTGAACCTTACCAGGCATTATTTGATGCAGCAGAAGTTGGTAACTTTGGATTCTTATCAGAGCTTATTAGTGCTCTCCCTCATTTGATATGGGAAGAGGACGAAAAAAAACACACTATAATTCACACGGCAGTTTCACATCGCCATGCTGATATCTTCAATCTAATACATGAGATAGATTCCCAAAAAGATTTCATAGATTACATAGTAAGATGCAGGGTCAATCTAAGTCATCCTTCACCTTCTGAAGCTGAAATGACAAATAACACTTTATTGCATTTGGCTGCAAAGTTAGCCCCCTCAAGTCAAGAATTAGTTACTGGAGCAGCATTCCAGATGTGCCTCGAGAAAAGGTGGTTTGAG GAGGTGAAGAAGATAATGCCTCCACATctcataataaagaaaaattctgCTTTGCTAACTGCTAAGGATTTATTCACAAAGGAGCATGAAGGATTGCGAAAAGATGGAGCAGAGTGGATGAAACGTACTGCTGAGAATTGCATGCTCATCTCAACTGTTATTGCTACAGCAGTGTTCTCTGCTGCGATTAATATACCAGGTGGTATTGATGATGGAACAAACAAACCAAATTATTTGAACCAAACATCATTTTTGGTATTTGCAATATCAGCTGGAGCGGCTTTCATCTCATCTTCAACTGCAATATTAATATTCTTGTCTATTCTCATGTCACGTTATTCTGAAGATGACTTTTACCGGTCACTGCCCTTCAAGTTGATATTTGGACTTCTAACTCTATTCATCTCCATAGCATGTATGATGATAGCATTTGCCAGTGCTTTCTTTATAACGTACAACTATGGTTCGTGGGTTGTACCGAATTCAATTGCAGTACTTGTTTGTCTACCattgcttttatatatatttctgcAATATTCGTTATGGTCGGATATCATATATTCAACCTTCAATTGTAGGTCTCTATTTCGTCCAACCAAATGTATGATCTATACATGA
- the LOC108330892 gene encoding ankyrin repeat-containing protein ITN1 isoform X2 codes for MSREDLELQDDKGNTAFCFATAVGNVNIAEIMRRKNESLPTIRGGLGVTPLHLAVLQGRREMAEYLFPKTKEILYEDDWVTLFLICIDSGLYELALEMLKEKESLAFARAENGETGLHILARKPSNSGSGSLLQYPKQLLHKCIKLKDPPALELTKHLWKIFLQLEDSEMMEAIREPSQVTFLAAEVGNFEFLSVIMSTYPDLLWELNTMGRSIVHVAALHRHASIFNLVHELGPIKEFLFTFVDDEGSTLLHCVAEIARPDRLNIVSGAAFQMMLELTWFEEVKKIMQPLYIELPNNEDIIPQDLFTNRHEDLLKKGESWMKRTASSCMVVSTLIATGVFSAAFSVPGGTKDDTGSPNYLKKPLFTVFAFSDALALISSSTSTLIFLSILISRYAEQDFLSSLPFKLISGLVTLFVSIISMMVAFSSAFFITYYHGSKGVPFSIAVLAFLPICLFICLQFRLWHDIVYSHYICNSLFRPSKRMIQ; via the exons ATGTCCCGAGAAGATTTAGAATTGCAGGATGACAAGGGAAACACCGCATTCTGTTTCGCAACTGCTGTGGGGAACGTTAATATTGCTGAGATCATGCGCAGAAAAAATGAATCTTTGCCAACAATACGGGGTGGACTAGGTGTCACTCCTCTTCACTTGGCCGTTTTACAAGGAAGAAGGGAAATGGCTGAGTATTTGTTTCCTAAAACTAAAGAAATACTCTACGAAGATGATTGGGTTACACTCTTCCTCATTTGTATTGACTCCGGACTCTATG AACTGGCTCTGGAGATGCTAAAGGAGAAGGAATCGTTAGCTTTTGCTCGGGCTGAAAACGGTGAGACAGGTTTACACATTTTAGCTCGAAAACCTTCTAATAGCGGTTCCGGAAGTCTACTACAGTATCCAAAACAGCTCTTGCACAAGT GCATCAAGCTGAAAGATCCTCCAGCACTCGAACTTACAAAACACTTGTGGAAAATATTTCTTCAGCTAGAGGATTCTGAGATGATGGAAGCAATACGAGAACCTTCACAAGTAACATTTCTTGCTGCAGAAGTGGGAAATTTCGAGTTTCTATCAGTGATTATGAGCACTTACCCCGATTTATTATGGGAGTTAAATACAATGGGTCGGAGTATAGTTCATGTTGCTGCCTTGCACCGACATGCAAGTATCTTCAATTTAGTACATGAATTAGGTCCAATCAAAGAATTTCTATTCACATTTGTGGATGATGAAGGTAGCACCTTACTCCATTGTGTTGCAGAAATAGCACGACCAGATCGACTTAATATAGTTTCTGGAGCAGCTTTTCAGATGATGTTAGAATTGACGTGGTTTGAG GAGGTGAAAAAGATCATGCAACCACTGTATATAGAGCTTCCGAACAATGAAGACATTATTCCTCAAGACCTATTCACCAATAGACATGAAGATTTGTTGAAAAAGGGAGAGTCGTGGATGAAACGAACAGCAAGTTCTTGCATGGTGGTTTCGACTCTAATAGCTACAGGAGTGTTTTCTGCTGCCTTCAGCGTCCCAGGTGGTACCAAGGATGACACAGGATCTCccaattatttgaaaaaaccTTTATTCACAGTGTTTGCATTCTCAGATGCATTGGCATTGATCTCTTCTTCCACCTCAACTCTGATTTTCTTGTCCATTCTAATTTCACGATATGCTGAACAAGACTTTCTCAGTTCTCTACCATTCAAGTTAATTTCTGGATTAGTGACTCTTTTTGTCTCCATAATCAGCATGATGGTAGCATTCAGCAGTGCTTTCTTCATAACCTATTACCATGGTTCAAAAGGGGTTCCTTTTTCCATTGCTGTACTTGCCTTTTTACCAATATGCTTATTTATATGCCTGCAGTTTCGTCTCTGGCATGACATAGTGTATTCACACTATATTTGTAATTCTCTCTTTAGACCTAGTAAACGCATGATTCAGTAG
- the LOC108330891 gene encoding mediator of RNA polymerase II transcription subunit 18-like isoform X2, with the protein MECVVQGIIETQHVEALEILLQGLCGVQRERLRIHEICLKSGPHLGSVPSELRLLCDLEQAEPSWTVRHIGGAMRGAGAEQISVLVRSMVESKTSKNVLRLFYTLGYKLDHELLRVGFSFNFYRGAQITVTVSSINKMLKLHATDEAVPVTPGIQMVEVTAPAAAETYTEVAAAVSSFCEYLAPLLHLSKPGISTGVVPTAAAAAASLMSDGGGTTL; encoded by the exons ATGGAATGTGTGGTTCAGGGAATCATAGAGACACAG CATGTTGAGGCTTTAGAGATTCTTCTTCAAGGACTATGTGGTGTTCAGAGAGAACGATTGAGGATACATGAAATATGTCTCAAGAGTGGTCCACATCTGG GCAGTGTACCTTCAGAGCTTCGGCTCCTATGTGACCTAGAGCAAGCTGAACCTTCGTG GACGGTTAGACATATAGGTGGTGCAATGAGGGGTGCAGGTGCAGAGCAAATTTCTGTTCTGGTTAGGTCAATGGTGGAAAGCAAAACAAGCAAAAATGTTCTTCGTTTGTTTTATACACTGGGGTACAAATTAGATCATGAGCTGCTGAGGGTGGGATTTTCCTTCAATTTCTACAGGGGCGCACAAATCACTGTAACAGTTTCGTCAATCAATAAAATGCTGAAGTTACATGCAACTGACGAGGCGGTGCCAGTAACACCTGGTATACAAATGGTCGAAGTAACAGCACCTGCAGCTGCTGAAACCTACACTGAAGTTGCTGCTGCTGTGTCATCCTTTTGTGAATACCTTGCACC GCTTCTCCACCTGTCCAAACCAGGCATTTCAACCGGTGTTGTACCTACTGCTGCTGCAGCTGCTGCATCTCTAATGTCGGATGGTGGGGGCACAACATTGTAA
- the LOC128193301 gene encoding uncharacterized protein LOC128193301: MIGSPTPTRELSDNTTDSNPDPFKAPDQYFINGTGDSQEKFLKFCVPLHKYGLEGNWTEAKGILDKDKRLEHAAITSGWSTLLHVAAGANHVHFVEELLQVLSDKHIDLQDSKGNTAFCFAVASGNMRIVELLLKRNLHLPRIRGGGGHTPLKFALMQGKCYMAQFLYDKTKEIFEDLDRRSLFFTCVETGNYHMALQMAREWPNLAWERDQNNDTALHLLALNKNPMDSCCHSPQLPNPIKINPVQE; encoded by the exons ATGATAGGTTCACCAACTCCTACAAGAGAACTGTCCGACAATACAACGGACTCAAATCCGGATCCATTTAAAGCTCCTGACCAATACTTTATAAACGGAACAG GAGATTCTCAGGAGAAGTTTTTGAAGTTTTGCGTGCCACTTCACAAGTATGGTTTAGAAGGCAATTGGACAGAAGCCAAAGGGATCTTAGACAAAGATAAGAGACTGGAACATGCAGCAATAACAAGTGGTTGGAGTACATTATTGCATGTTGCTGCAGGTGCAAACCATGTTCACTTTGTGGAGGAGCTACTGCAAGTGCTGAGTGATAAACACATCGATTTGCAAGATAGCAAGGGCAATACTGCCTTCTGCTTTGCTGTTGCTTCTGGAAATATGCGCATTGTTGAATTGTTGCTGAAAAGAAACCTCCACCTACCCAGAATCAGGGGTGGAGGAGGACACACCCCTCTAAAGTTTGCTCTAATGCAAGGAAAATGCTACATGGCACAGTTTCTCTATGACAAAACCAAAGAAATATTTGAGGATTTAGACCGAAGATCCTTGTTCTTCACCTGTGTCGAGACCGGAAATTACC ACATGGCCTTACAAATGGCAAGAGAGTGGCCCAATCTAGCTTGGGAACGTGATCAGAATAATGATACAGCTTTGCATCTCTTGGCTCTAAACAAAAATCCTATGGATTCTTGCTGTCATTCTCCACAGCTTCCAAATCCCATCAAGATCAATCCAG TGCAGGAATGA
- the LOC108330891 gene encoding mediator of RNA polymerase II transcription subunit 18-like isoform X3, with protein MSQEWSTSGVPSELRLLCDLEQAEPSWTVRHIGGAMRGAGAEQISVLVRSMVESKTSKNVLRLFYTLGYKLDHELLRVGFSFNFYRGAQITVTVSSINKMLKLHATDEAVPVTPGIQMVEVTAPAAAETYTEVAAAVSSFCEYLAPLLHLSKPGISTGVVPTAAAAAASLMSDGGGTTL; from the exons ATGTCTCAAGAGTGGTCCACATCTGG TGTACCTTCAGAGCTTCGGCTCCTATGTGACCTAGAGCAAGCTGAACCTTCGTG GACGGTTAGACATATAGGTGGTGCAATGAGGGGTGCAGGTGCAGAGCAAATTTCTGTTCTGGTTAGGTCAATGGTGGAAAGCAAAACAAGCAAAAATGTTCTTCGTTTGTTTTATACACTGGGGTACAAATTAGATCATGAGCTGCTGAGGGTGGGATTTTCCTTCAATTTCTACAGGGGCGCACAAATCACTGTAACAGTTTCGTCAATCAATAAAATGCTGAAGTTACATGCAACTGACGAGGCGGTGCCAGTAACACCTGGTATACAAATGGTCGAAGTAACAGCACCTGCAGCTGCTGAAACCTACACTGAAGTTGCTGCTGCTGTGTCATCCTTTTGTGAATACCTTGCACC GCTTCTCCACCTGTCCAAACCAGGCATTTCAACCGGTGTTGTACCTACTGCTGCTGCAGCTGCTGCATCTCTAATGTCGGATGGTGGGGGCACAACATTGTAA
- the LOC108330149 gene encoding uncharacterized protein LOC108330149 gives MQQSKKQCCLCYLAVKRVHCREYVAALPQSENAVQNRDFLAFFTLSAAVVLRFSPSPPPFLFQAIRSKAQGTSAKNKNPHLLSRGGYRKLEEKILKQKADAIPPSQSGSPPQPPSPPSRHEKWKLARMRPSGTYSSDTAREISEKIDALVEQSSQGQFTPEGRQDILAAAIGRPEHPGRVRAAGPGVGITDYFGSSSRQPSYSYSDTQKMTEEITKKVRQDLMQEIRAEVRAEFQMLYQEQFQSMRPMQSPIEEHVVPPPPTGRSGKGSCSASAIPEDDMDDGSPCLLYILEEDEMVLVARGTEFRSATVCHGMQLLEDEVKVSVDEMIMPDASVPLSTEEIFTVEQAYKSFITWPKFLVKPVSDPSTQEQQKIPLSEDDPLSSLHLLADILDDKPLEVQYDANVFGHGSEVPIYLNSQDVRELASGTQELNISIIQLWTMYMSGVTNKLGRSDDYGFIDPQDIHESNDFDHINMRMISSFRRGKKIYFLPYISGRHWQLLVMSVQDNYALWFCSLHRPPPTQLRQAIDCSIPASMMMDGRSIVKSRKIAWISLKCNRQNGSYECGYYVMYWMTHIVRSHITRSWETRFKTTTPVPEKSLLFIRNAAAKYIVRLYNSS, from the exons ATGCAGCAAAGCAAAAAGCAGTGTTGCCTTTGCTATCTTGCAGTGAAACGTGTTCATTGTCGAGAATACGTAGCAGCTCTTCCACAAAGTGAGAATG CCGTTCAAAATCGTGATTTCCTGGCGTTTTTCACCCTCTCTGCCGCCGTTGTGTTGCGTTTTTCACCCTCTCCGCCGCCGTTcctcttccag gcaattagaagcaaagcacaaggaacaagtgctaagaacaaaaacccccacctattatctcgtggtgggtataggaagcttgaggagaaaatcctcaagcaaaaggcagatgctataccaccatctcagagtggtagccctcctcagcctccttctccaccgtctagacatgagaaatggaagttggcccgtatgcgaccatcgggcacctactcttccgacactgcacgagagatttctgaaaaaatt gacgccttggttgagcagagctcccaaggccaattcactccagagggtcgccaggatattcttgctgctgcaattggacgacctgagcaccctggacgtgtACGTGCTGCAGGTCCTGGAGTAGGCATTACGgattattttgggagctcttctcgtcagccttcatattcgtacagcgatacacaaaagatgacagaagagatcacaaaaaaggtccgacaagaccttatgcaggagatcagggccgaggtgagggctgaattccaGATGCTCTACCAGGAGCAGTTTCAGAGCATGCGCCCGATGCAGTCTCCTATAGAGGAACATGTGGtccctccccctcccacag ggagaagcggcaaaggaagttgttccgcatcagccatcccagaggatgacatggacgatggtagtccatgtctgctatacattttagaagaagatgagatggtgctggtagctcgtggaacagagtttaggtcagcgactgtatgtcatggtatgcaactattagaggatgaggtgaaggtatcagtggatgaaatgatcatgccagatgcctcggttccactgtccacggaagagattttcactgtggaacaagcatataagtcgtttatcacttggcctaaatttttggttaaaccagtttctgacccctcg acgcaggaacaacagaagattcctctatctgaggatgaccctctttcttcattgcatctacttgctgacatccttgatgataagcctttggaggttcagtatgatgctaatgtatttgggcatggctctgaggtcccaatataccttaatagccaagatgtccgtgagcttgcgtcgggaacacaagagttgaatatttcaattattcaactatggacgat gtatatgtctggggtcactaataagttggggcgttctgatgattatggattcattgatccccaagacattcatgaatcaaatgattttgatcatATCAACATGAGAATGATAAGCAGTTTTcgaaggggcaagaaaatatactttttgccttatatatccgg gcgccattggcaacttcttgttatgtctgtgcaagacaactatgctttgtggttctgctcattgcacaggcctcctcccacacaactcagacaagcaattgattg ttctattccagcaagtatgatgatggacgggagatcaattgttaagagtagaaagattgcttggatttctctcaag tgtaacagacaaaatgggtcatatgagtgtggatactatgtaatgtattggatgacccatattgttcgttctcacatcacaagaagctgggaaacg agattcaagactactacaccagttcctgagaagtcactactattcattaggaacgctgctgcgaagtatatagttagattatacaatagctcttag
- the LOC108330891 gene encoding mediator of RNA polymerase II transcription subunit 18-like isoform X1 → MHLSHVLDCVYNNTYISCVIMQVILANMECVVQGIIETQHVEALEILLQGLCGVQRERLRIHEICLKSGPHLGSVPSELRLLCDLEQAEPSWTVRHIGGAMRGAGAEQISVLVRSMVESKTSKNVLRLFYTLGYKLDHELLRVGFSFNFYRGAQITVTVSSINKMLKLHATDEAVPVTPGIQMVEVTAPAAAETYTEVAAAVSSFCEYLAPLLHLSKPGISTGVVPTAAAAAASLMSDGGGTTL, encoded by the exons ATGCATTTATCGCATGTGTTAGATTGCGTATATAATAATACGTACATCTCTTGTGTAATAATGCAGGTGATCTTAGCGAATATGGAATGTGTGGTTCAGGGAATCATAGAGACACAG CATGTTGAGGCTTTAGAGATTCTTCTTCAAGGACTATGTGGTGTTCAGAGAGAACGATTGAGGATACATGAAATATGTCTCAAGAGTGGTCCACATCTGG GCAGTGTACCTTCAGAGCTTCGGCTCCTATGTGACCTAGAGCAAGCTGAACCTTCGTG GACGGTTAGACATATAGGTGGTGCAATGAGGGGTGCAGGTGCAGAGCAAATTTCTGTTCTGGTTAGGTCAATGGTGGAAAGCAAAACAAGCAAAAATGTTCTTCGTTTGTTTTATACACTGGGGTACAAATTAGATCATGAGCTGCTGAGGGTGGGATTTTCCTTCAATTTCTACAGGGGCGCACAAATCACTGTAACAGTTTCGTCAATCAATAAAATGCTGAAGTTACATGCAACTGACGAGGCGGTGCCAGTAACACCTGGTATACAAATGGTCGAAGTAACAGCACCTGCAGCTGCTGAAACCTACACTGAAGTTGCTGCTGCTGTGTCATCCTTTTGTGAATACCTTGCACC GCTTCTCCACCTGTCCAAACCAGGCATTTCAACCGGTGTTGTACCTACTGCTGCTGCAGCTGCTGCATCTCTAATGTCGGATGGTGGGGGCACAACATTGTAA
- the LOC108330892 gene encoding ankyrin repeat-containing protein ITN1 isoform X1, which translates to MISVEMALSNSTSFQRFQRVASAQFRRPLLHLVSSQEGRQRYLTQCVPLHKAALRGDWKEAKKILDEDWTLLNTAITKGWATVLHVAVGANHERFVEELVKVMSREDLELQDDKGNTAFCFATAVGNVNIAEIMRRKNESLPTIRGGLGVTPLHLAVLQGRREMAEYLFPKTKEILYEDDWVTLFLICIDSGLYELALEMLKEKESLAFARAENGETGLHILARKPSNSGSGSLLQYPKQLLHKCIKLKDPPALELTKHLWKIFLQLEDSEMMEAIREPSQVTFLAAEVGNFEFLSVIMSTYPDLLWELNTMGRSIVHVAALHRHASIFNLVHELGPIKEFLFTFVDDEGSTLLHCVAEIARPDRLNIVSGAAFQMMLELTWFEEVKKIMQPLYIELPNNEDIIPQDLFTNRHEDLLKKGESWMKRTASSCMVVSTLIATGVFSAAFSVPGGTKDDTGSPNYLKKPLFTVFAFSDALALISSSTSTLIFLSILISRYAEQDFLSSLPFKLISGLVTLFVSIISMMVAFSSAFFITYYHGSKGVPFSIAVLAFLPICLFICLQFRLWHDIVYSHYICNSLFRPSKRMIQ; encoded by the exons ATGATAAGTGT AGAAATGGCCCTATCAAACTCAACATCTTTCCAACGGTTTCAAAGGGTTGCTTCAGCTCAGTTTAGGAGGCCTCTCCTTCATCTTGTGTCCTCTC AAGAAGGCAGACAAAGGTACCTCACCCAATGTGTTCCCCTTCACAAAGCAGCACTAAGAGGTGACTGGAAAGAGGCGAAGAAAATATTAGATGAAGATTGGACGCTGCTGAATACTGCCATAACAAAAGGGTGGGCAACAGTGCTCCATGTTGCAGTGGGAGCAAACCATGAACGCTTCGTGGAGGAGCTCGTGAAAGTAATGTCCCGAGAAGATTTAGAATTGCAGGATGACAAGGGAAACACCGCATTCTGTTTCGCAACTGCTGTGGGGAACGTTAATATTGCTGAGATCATGCGCAGAAAAAATGAATCTTTGCCAACAATACGGGGTGGACTAGGTGTCACTCCTCTTCACTTGGCCGTTTTACAAGGAAGAAGGGAAATGGCTGAGTATTTGTTTCCTAAAACTAAAGAAATACTCTACGAAGATGATTGGGTTACACTCTTCCTCATTTGTATTGACTCCGGACTCTATG AACTGGCTCTGGAGATGCTAAAGGAGAAGGAATCGTTAGCTTTTGCTCGGGCTGAAAACGGTGAGACAGGTTTACACATTTTAGCTCGAAAACCTTCTAATAGCGGTTCCGGAAGTCTACTACAGTATCCAAAACAGCTCTTGCACAAGT GCATCAAGCTGAAAGATCCTCCAGCACTCGAACTTACAAAACACTTGTGGAAAATATTTCTTCAGCTAGAGGATTCTGAGATGATGGAAGCAATACGAGAACCTTCACAAGTAACATTTCTTGCTGCAGAAGTGGGAAATTTCGAGTTTCTATCAGTGATTATGAGCACTTACCCCGATTTATTATGGGAGTTAAATACAATGGGTCGGAGTATAGTTCATGTTGCTGCCTTGCACCGACATGCAAGTATCTTCAATTTAGTACATGAATTAGGTCCAATCAAAGAATTTCTATTCACATTTGTGGATGATGAAGGTAGCACCTTACTCCATTGTGTTGCAGAAATAGCACGACCAGATCGACTTAATATAGTTTCTGGAGCAGCTTTTCAGATGATGTTAGAATTGACGTGGTTTGAG GAGGTGAAAAAGATCATGCAACCACTGTATATAGAGCTTCCGAACAATGAAGACATTATTCCTCAAGACCTATTCACCAATAGACATGAAGATTTGTTGAAAAAGGGAGAGTCGTGGATGAAACGAACAGCAAGTTCTTGCATGGTGGTTTCGACTCTAATAGCTACAGGAGTGTTTTCTGCTGCCTTCAGCGTCCCAGGTGGTACCAAGGATGACACAGGATCTCccaattatttgaaaaaaccTTTATTCACAGTGTTTGCATTCTCAGATGCATTGGCATTGATCTCTTCTTCCACCTCAACTCTGATTTTCTTGTCCATTCTAATTTCACGATATGCTGAACAAGACTTTCTCAGTTCTCTACCATTCAAGTTAATTTCTGGATTAGTGACTCTTTTTGTCTCCATAATCAGCATGATGGTAGCATTCAGCAGTGCTTTCTTCATAACCTATTACCATGGTTCAAAAGGGGTTCCTTTTTCCATTGCTGTACTTGCCTTTTTACCAATATGCTTATTTATATGCCTGCAGTTTCGTCTCTGGCATGACATAGTGTATTCACACTATATTTGTAATTCTCTCTTTAGACCTAGTAAACGCATGATTCAGTAG
- the LOC128196121 gene encoding uncharacterized protein LOC128196121 yields the protein MLRHKTLSEAIEIISEPYQLLFDAAEVGNFGFLSELISAHPSLIWEVDNKDQNRVPKGSYTNLYCERRRPSFSLPKIKNNNLLHLAAKLAPPDQLELVSGAALQMCLEIIWFEEVKKIMPQSYAIMKNSDGLTAQQLFTTEHEGLRKKGEEWMKRTAEFCILISTVIATAVFSAAINIPGGIDDETKKPNFLNQTSFLLFAISDGAAFISSSTAILIFLSILMSRYAEYDFYKSLPLKLITGLITLFISIACMMVAFGSAFFITYNYGSRVIPDSIAVLVCPPLLLYIALQFSLWSDIIYSTFYCRTLFRPTKRMIYTIKDI from the exons ATGCTGCGCCACAAAACCCTCTCGGAGGCAATTGAAATCATAAGTGAACCTTATCAACTATTGTTCGACGCTGCTGAAGTTGGTAATTTTGGATTCTTATCAGAACTTATCAGTGCTCACCCCAGTTTGATATGGGAAGTTGACAACAAAGATCAAA ATAGGGTCCCAAAAGGATCTTATACTAACTTATATTGTGAAAGAAGACGaccttcattttctttaccgaaaataaagaacaacaaTTTGTTGCATTTGGCTGCAAAGTTAGCTCCACCAGATCAACTTGAATTAGTTTCTGGAGCAGCACTTCAAATGTGCCTTGAGATAATATGGTTTGAG GAGGTGAAGAAAATAATGCCTCAATCGTACGCAATAATGAAAAATTCTGATGGCCTAACTGCTcagcaattattcacaacagAACATGAAGGATTGCgaaaaaaaggagaagagtGGATGAAACGTACTGCAGAGTTTTGCATACTCATCTCAACTGTTATTGCCACAGCAGTGTTTTCTGCTGCGATTAATATACCAGGTGGTATTGATGATGAAACAAAAAAACCAAATTTTTTGAACCAAACATCATTTTTGCTATTTGCAATATCAGATGGAGCTGCTTTCATCTCATCTTCGACTGCAATATTAATATTCTTGTCTATTCTCATGTCACGTTATGCCGAGTATGACTTTTACAAGTCACTACCCTTGAAGTTGATAACTGGACTCATAACTCTATTCATCTCCATAGCATGTATGATGGTAGCATTTGGCAGTGCCTTCTTCATAACATACAACTACGGTTCGAGGGTTATACCCGATTCAATAGCAGTACTCGTTTGTCCACCCTTGCTTTTGTATATAGCTCTGCAATTTTCTTTATGGTCAGATATCATATATTCAACCTTCTATTGTAGGACTCTATTTCGACCAACCAAACGTATGATCTATACTattaaagatatataa